The Rhopalosiphum maidis isolate BTI-1 chromosome 4, ASM367621v3, whole genome shotgun sequence region TTACTTGTATCGTAGTTGAAATACTTACAAGTTGTAACTGTAACTTCCAAAAACTCTTAATTCATGATTGTCGTTATTTGTGAATTtgtgcattatttttcaaaagatgataaaaatgataagattTGTTTACACCAATATACCATGAACAAAGAAAATATGGAGAGATAAGCACTTGTCCTAAAATGATAAGTAAAGTAGGTTATACCAGTGTTCTATGGTTATACATGGTGGTTATCCAGTGACCAACTTCTAAGACCGTAAATTAAATCTGACTGTTATCACGGGCCTAACTGactcgtttttttttcagcaaatatcaataaaaaattattctttatgtaaaaattcttgaaagtgttttttaagatattaccaAAAGCTGTTCTAATAGCTTTCTACacaaatactaaataacaacaatttttttaatacgcatTTGAAGTcaattaaatcgtataaaaaattaaatattttgaagttagaaattcattaaaacttttctatttataactaaggtataaaaattaaataaaaaaatctttaatacaCTGACACCGTAATAGTAACCCACTagatgtgtaatataataatatactaataaacagCAAAACAGTACTTACTTGTctacctttttatattttagatttaaatcatttattttgtagtttagaAATCATAAAATGCCTCAATTCTAAATTCTTTTAAGTATGAATTaaccaaataaattttaaatttgttaagttataaccattattaacttgatGCGATACGGCCTACCTGTATTAAGACAGTTATATTTCACAAACTAAAACCTTCTTAATTCCGAAGTACCGGAAAGACTTATAGGCAAATTATGTCAGAGATACACCTATATTCTGTGGTCGTTACTTAATACatttccaaattatttttaaagtgtcgATTTACCTACatttagaaaatgttaaaatcgAATGGTCGAAGTGCATTTAAGTACAAAAAACATAGGCGtagtttcaatataaaatctgAGAGTGCTTAAGCTCTACATTTTCCAGGCATAGCGTTGAATAGCTActgattgtaatattataaaaaagtatttgaggGTGCTAACACCCCCTAAGCGCCCCCCCCCCTATTTGCGCCTATGAcaacaaataatgaaaaaatatttttttattactgaacAGCTTACAATTGATcaattgattattatcaatttggaTTTAGAAAAACATATCATTGATTTCTTTAGTAAAATCACGGACTAAGGTATAATGGACTGGCATCGAGTGCAAAATCTATGAGCCGAAAATGTTACGCGAGCGAGGAGTGCAAAGGGTTAAATAAACCGAATGATATTAGCGCtctctatataatttatatactaaaataatattttttttttttattctttactattatatacacaatctGTACCTCATGGGTACAATAAGAGTATTAGctgagataatataatacacgaaaAGGCTTGATAAAAGCCAGTGATGACACTTAAATATTGaggttatatattaatttttatatatatatacgactaTTTAtgtatctgtttttttttttatatatattaagttagcATAACTCTAAACCAGTTGCGTTTTAAACGCCTTGGAGGATTACCcggaataatatgtatgtcaaATAATAGACAACATGCCTATCGATTACAAAAAAaccacttaaattaaatattttgaaatgttatcATCATCAAATGAGAAGGATACTGTATTTCTGTGTTTATAAAagcaaattaaatgtatttaatataaatttcttgtaaaacataatactatagttgCACGTATCAAAAAAGGATATTAATGtagacacaataaaaaaaattcaactttACCATTGATTtacgcataaaaaaataattttatttgtaaaaataataaaaatttgatatgttCTTAATGCTCTCatgtaattgtaatacattagttaaaataaataatcaatatttgaatattgtttgttttttaaatatttttatttctgaacatttatttatacaatattatataccagtaatttatattttggacGATAATAAggatttatagtaaaaacatcAAGTTAAAAGTCCAAGAAAGTAAAACAGTAATGAATCATAAAAAGGGgtattttcttttatcaatttttggcATAAACCAAATAAGTTTGACATCAAACaccattaactattaaaaaaatattgatattacattatatgaaggtgaaaattcaataaccattccACTTGGTGaggcataataaaatatatcagccaaattaaatatattgtattaaattatcataaaaaaattagctgtacaataaaattttcttatttagttcaaaatatataaatacatattatcattagaTACATCACAATTTCGGTTGAGAATCAGGCGGTTTAGGTTCATTGTTGTCAGTTCTATCTCTTTTATgtcgtttttcttttttatattgtgctttcttaataaatttctCCCAATTTCTGTGATTAAGTTTGGAAAAATCATCAACTTTGgcaatttcatataaatacacaGACAAATGTAATAACTCTTTGTCCATTTCCCAATTCAGATGGGCTTCTCTGAATGGACGAATCTTCAGACCATTTTTTGGATTCATCAAAAAATTTCGACGGATATCATcaaacataattgtattatgtttattatagttttctgGAAACTTACCCCATATTACACCTAATGGTTTTacctttgataatataaaaaatatacaagttaaaaaatattaattttaataatataaattataattaaacttacaGAAACCACTCCATACTTAGGAGTATGTACAGTAATCATTGCAGCATTATCtaagtaaaacattattttatatgcagcATTATTGGCTACATTTAAAACAGCCATTTTACGTTCTATCCAACGCATATCAGTTGCTGACCAAATTACGATATCATAAtgctatataaatcaaaatactattaatttcaaaataaggaattaaaaaatagtaaaaacaaaaaaaatttacttcatAGGCAGATTCTAAAAAATCATGTAAATATGGTCTCATAAGTTCTATTCCACTTTCTGCTGCTGATCTGTGATCAAACAGAGTATAATCAATATCAAGAACCAAAAGTTTTTTACCAGGTCTAGGATCATTGAgcattttaatctattaaaataatacacaaatatttgttaaacatttataaaatatttactaaaaacaatttaaattacttcatAATTATCAACCCTATTTTGAACTTTAGCTAAATGTATTTCCATTTTATCAACACGTTCTTCATCAAACTCTTCTGAATCATAGCTTTTACATTT contains the following coding sequences:
- the LOC113548026 gene encoding ubiquitin-like domain-containing CTD phosphatase 1 — its product is MLAPSLDTLSKNMECEEQSSISLLDIVIKWNGNDYDVKNLNTNSDVKTLKEEIFKCTGVRPERQKLINLRISGKMAPDECLLNTINIKSGTKIMMVGSKEEDIAEASVVPPKREKGRKCKSYDSEEFDEERVDKMEIHLAKVQNRVDNYEIKMLNDPRPGKKLLVLDIDYTLFDHRSAAESGIELMRPYLHDFLESAYEHYDIVIWSATDMRWIERKMAVLNVANNAAYKIMFYLDNAAMITVHTPKYGVVSVKPLGVIWGKFPENYNKHNTIMFDDIRRNFLMNPKNGLKIRPFREAHLNWEMDKELLHLSVYLYEIAKVDDFSKLNHRNWEKFIKKAQYKKEKRHKRDRTDNNEPKPPDSQPKL